Proteins found in one Fusarium oxysporum Fo47 chromosome V, complete sequence genomic segment:
- a CDS encoding Aldehyde/histidinol dehydrogenase, with protein MSLTNASPEAAASAAKTASFTLATLPASERNNALEAIHAALTASKDEILAANAKDLELARKAADEGGLSQALVSRLDLGKKGKWEDMLKGILDVRDLNDPIGQIQMRTKLDDDLIMERVSCPIGVLLIIFEARPEVIANIASLAIKSGNAAILKGGKESTESFVAISKVISSALETTKVPNSAIQLVTTRDVISQLLAQDRYIDLVIPRGSNELVRYIKESTKIPVLGHADGLCHIYLTASANKEKAITAIVDSKTSYPAACNAVETLLVQESALNTIFPAVASALAAKGVSLRVDEPSKAAISSLSLEGVQDATPQDYDTEHLSLTIGVKTVSSIDEAITHINTHGSHHTDAIMSSDSTEAERFMNEVDSAGVYWNAATRLADGMRYGFGTEVGISTNKIHSRGPVGLDGLTIYKYKIRGDYQATADYGDGEGKKPWKHEKLSL; from the exons ATGTCTCTCACAAACGCCTCCCCCGAGGCTGCAGCTAGCGCCGCAAAGACAGCATCTTTCACTCTCGCGACCCTCCCGGCCAGCGAGCGCAACAATGCACTTGAAGCCATCCACGCTGCCTTGACGGCCTCAAAAGACGAGATCCTCGCAGCCAACgccaaggatcttgagctGGCAAGGAAGGCTGCTGATGAGGGCGGTCTTAGCCAGGCTCTTGTATCGCGATTGGATCTTGGAAAGAAGGGAAAGTGGGAGGATATGCTCAAGGGAATCTTGGATGTGAGGGATCTAAATGACCCAA TTGGCCAGATTCAGATGAGAACAAAACTCGATGATGATCTCATCATGGAGCGTGTCTCATGTCCCATTGGCGTCCTCCTTATCATTTTCGAGGCCCGTCCCGAAGTCATCGCCAACATCGCTTCTCTTGCTATCAAGTCTGGAAATGCTGCCATTCTCAAGG GTGGGAAAGAGTCTACAGAGTCCTTCGTGGCCATCTCAAAGGTCATCTCATCAGCTCTTGAGACCACAAAGGTCCCCAACTCAGCCATCCAGCTCGTCACAACCCGCGACGTCATTTCCCAGCTCCTCGCTCAGGACCGCTATATTGATCTTGTCATACCTCGCGGATCGAATGAACTTGTTCGTTACATCAAGGAGTCCACAAAGATTCCCGTTCTCGGCCACGCTGATGGTCTCTGCCATATCTACTTGACAGCCTCTGCCAATAAGGAAAAGGCTATTACTGCTATTGTGGACTCCAAGACAAGCTATCCTGCTGCCTGCAACGCTGTCGAAACCCTTCTAGTCCAGGAATCGGCTCTGAATACCATCTTCCCTGCTGTTGCTTCCGCTCTTGCGGCCAAGGGGGTTTCCCTCCGAGTCGACGAGCCCAGCAAGGCTGccatttcttctctttcactGGAAGGTGTTCAAGATGCCACCCCTCAAGACTATGACACTGAGCATCTATCCCTCACCATTGGCGTAAAGACTGTTTCCTCTATTGACGAGGCCATCACCCACATCAACACCCACGGCTCTCACCACACAGACGCTATCATGAGCTCTGATTCTACCGAGGCCGAACGTTTCATGAACGAGGTTGACTCAGCTGGTGTGTACTGGAATGCCGCTACTCGTCTTGCCGACGGCATGCGTTATGGTTTTGGTACCGAAGTTGGTATCAGCACAAACAAAATTCACTCTCGTGGTCCAGTCGGCCTCGATGGACTGACTATTTACAAGTACAAGATCAGAGGCGACTACCAAGCTACTGCTGACTATGGAGACGGAGAAGGCAAGAAGCCCTGGAAGCACGAGAAGTTGTCCCTTTAG